The Meiothermus sp. region TTTTTGCCGACGGGGGCCTCTCGGGGGCTACGGCGGCCATCTCGAGGCCCTACAAAACGCTAGAGCCCCCCAACTACGGCATTTTGCGCTTCGAGGAGGAGGAGCTTTATACGCTGGCCCTGGAAGCCCATCAAGCGGGCTTCCGTATCGGCACCCATGCCATTGGCGACCGGGCCTTGGATCAGGTTTTACGCGTTTACGAACGGCTCTACCAGACCGCCCCCGGCCCTCGCCACCGCCTCGAGCACTTTGGGCTGGCCGGCCCCGAGCACCTGGCAAAAGCCCGTCAGCTTGGCATCATCGCCGTGCCTCAGCCGGTTTTTCTGCACGAACTGCGAACCAACTACCAGCGCTACGTGCCCGAGGAGTGGTTCTGCCGCTGCTTCAACCTGCGGGCCATGCTCGAGGCGGGCCTTACGGTGGCCTTTTCCTCGGACGGGCCGGTGGTGCGGCAGATTGACCCGCTCATCGGCCTGCGCGCCGCACTCCAAGAGCCCCTTTGTGCGGGCAACGAGGTGCGCCTGGAGCAAGCCCTCTGGGCCTACACCTTGGGCGGGGCGGTGGCCCAGGGGGATGAAGGCAACCGGGGGAGCCTGGAGCCCGGCAAGTGGGCCGACCTGGTGATCCTGGAGGGTGACTTGCGGGAGATCGAAAGCCTCTCGGTTCGCCAAACCCTTGTGGGTGGGAGGGAGAAGGCGGGGTGATTCGCTCATTAAAGCCCCACGAGCTCGAGGTCTACCTACCCCTGCGTCAGGCCCTGTGGCCCGGCGCCGATGACCCTTCCGAGGTGATGGCTCAGCTTGCCCATCCCGAGCGCTTTCAGATCCTGGTGGCCGAAGAGGAGGGCCGGCTGGTTGGTTGGGCCGAAGTTTCGCTGCGCGACTATGCCGAAGGCTGTGAGACGAGCCCGGTGGGTTTCCTCGAGGGCTGGTATGTAGCGCCGACCCACCGCCGGCGCGGCATCGGGCGCAGGCTGGTGGAGGCCGCCGAGGATTGGGCTAGGGCCAAAGGTTGCATCGAGATGGCTTCCGACACCGAGTTGCACAACACCTCGAGCCAGCTCGCCCATACCCGGCTGGGTTATCAGGAAGTCGAACGCCTGGTATGTTTTCGCAAATCGCTTTGAGATGAGGCACCATGACCCCCACCATAGATCGCCATAAAGTGAAAGCCCTGATGCAAGCCGAGCAGCGGCGTTTTGCCGAGCGCCACCCACGCTCCATGGAGCTCTACCGCCGCGCCCAGCACTCGCTGTTGGCCGGGGTGCCCATGCACTGGATGACCCGCTGGCCGGGGGGTTTCCCGATCTTTGTGGCCGAGGCCAGGGGTGCCACCTTCCGCGATGTGGATGGGCTCGAGTACATAGACTTGTGCCTGGGCGACACCGGGGCCATGACCGGCCACTCGCCCCAGGCGGCCTTGCCCGGCATCATCGAGCAACTCCAGAAAGGCATCACCACCATGCTGCCCTCCGAAAACGCCTTCTGGGTGGCCGAGGAGTTGCAGCGCCGCTTTGGCCTCAAATACTGGCAGTTCGCCCTCTCGGCTACCGACGCCAACCGCTTCTCGTTGCGGCTGGCGCGGGCCATTACCGGCAGGCCCAAGGTGCTGGTCTTCCACGGCTGCTACCACGGCACCGTGGACGAGGCCTACGCCTGGCTAATAGACAGCAAACCCGCCAGCCGCCCCGGCAACATCGGACCCCAGGTAGACCCCACCCTCACCACCAAGGTGGTGGAGTGGAACGATGTGGAAGCCCTGGAGGAAGCCCTGCGCCCCGGCGATGTGGCGGCGGTGCTGGCCGAGCCGGTAATGACCAACGTGGGCATCGTGCAGCCCCTGCCGGGCTACCATGCGGCCCTGCGCGAGCTAACCCGCCGCTACGGCACGCTGCTGATTATCGACGAAACCCACACCCTCTCCGCCGGGCCGGGGGGCTACACAAAAGCCCACGGCCTCGAGCCCGATCTCCTGACCGTGGGCAAGCCCTTAGGCAGCGGCATCCCCAGCGCGGCCTACGGCTTTACTGAAGAAGTGGGACAACAGGCCCAGCAGGTCGTTCAGCCCCCCTACGCCGATACCGGGGGCATTGGGGGCACCCTGGCGGCCAACGCCCTCTCCCTCGCGGCCATGCGGGCCACCCTCGAGCACGTCCTGACCGAGGAAGCTTATGCCCGCATGATTGCTTTGG contains the following coding sequences:
- the aac(6') gene encoding aminoglycoside 6'-N-acetyltransferase encodes the protein MIRSLKPHELEVYLPLRQALWPGADDPSEVMAQLAHPERFQILVAEEEGRLVGWAEVSLRDYAEGCETSPVGFLEGWYVAPTHRRRGIGRRLVEAAEDWARAKGCIEMASDTELHNTSSQLAHTRLGYQEVERLVCFRKSL
- a CDS encoding aspartate aminotransferase family protein, whose translation is MTPTIDRHKVKALMQAEQRRFAERHPRSMELYRRAQHSLLAGVPMHWMTRWPGGFPIFVAEARGATFRDVDGLEYIDLCLGDTGAMTGHSPQAALPGIIEQLQKGITTMLPSENAFWVAEELQRRFGLKYWQFALSATDANRFSLRLARAITGRPKVLVFHGCYHGTVDEAYAWLIDSKPASRPGNIGPQVDPTLTTKVVEWNDVEALEEALRPGDVAAVLAEPVMTNVGIVQPLPGYHAALRELTRRYGTLLIIDETHTLSAGPGGYTKAHGLEPDLLTVGKPLGSGIPSAAYGFTEEVGQQAQQVVQPPYADTGGIGGTLAANALSLAAMRATLEHVLTEEAYARMIALGEQLEAEVQGVMEKYHLPWHVTRVGCRVEYLFRPNPARNGSEALAGQDPDLDPFIHLFMLNRGILLTPFHNMTLISPETTPEQVRRHTEVLEEAVQALLA